One window of the Falco biarmicus isolate bFalBia1 chromosome 2, bFalBia1.pri, whole genome shotgun sequence genome contains the following:
- the TASL gene encoding TLR adapter interacting with SLC15A4 on the lysosome codes for MLSEGYLQGIVYLCEDLNPELYSKSLAEEVVYEMRSINYSSTDEAQGKSLLQRCRSAGKCISSGRSRGSKHSRRQKDNLLQPTQHPAPAGQPSPTMHVCEGLTKKDTYLVPSSCKSICKNYNDLHIAGDYVVPISSVTTDFTCDSGIGPFLESSEIPPPMESVRVPPSSDTSRKPLQGYSSCWRLASLVPHQQPLSDSALNDYLEQKLVELYKQYIMDSTANRASPTQILASELIMTNVDQISMQISKERNMETTKAKDIVISRFLQIASEKISSEISTPSLCISQYSHTNA; via the coding sequence ATGCTGTCGGAAGGTTACCTTCAGGGAATTGTCTACCTCTGTGAAGACCTGAACCCTGAGCTCTACAGCAAGAGTCTGGCTGAGGAAGTGGTGTATGAAATGAGGTCCATTAATTATTCTTCCACAGATGAAGCACAAGGAAAAAGCCTCCTTCAGAGATGCAGATCTGCTGGCAAGTGCATTTCCTCAGGCCGCTCTAGAGGTAGCAagcacagcagaaggcagaaggATAATCTCTTACAGCCTACACAGCACCCTGCGCCTGCAGGGCAGCCGTCGCCAACTATGCATGTCTGTGAGGGGCTGACAAAAAAAGACACCTACTTGGTTCCATCTTCctgcaaaagcatttgcaaGAACTACAATGATTTGCACATAGCTGGGGACTACGTTGTGCCAATTAGCTCAGTCACGACAGATTTTACCTGTGACAGCGGCATAGGCCCCTTCTTGGAGTCCTCGGAGATTCCTCCCCCCATGGAGTCCGTGAGGGTGCCCCCCTCTAGTGACACTAGCCGCAAGCCACTCCAAGGCTACTCCTCATGCTGGCGGCTGGCAAGCTTAgtgccccaccagcagcccctctCTGACTCAGCCCTGAATGACTACCTTGAACAGAAGCTGGTGGAGCTGTACAAGCAGTACATCATGGATAGCACAGCAAACAGAGCATCCCCTACTCAGATCCTGGCCTCAGAGCTTATAATGACTAATGTAGATCAAATCAGCATGCAGATATCAAAGGAAAGGAATATGGAGACCACCAAAGCCAAAGACATTGTCATTAGCCGGTTCTTACAAATAGCCAGTGAAAAAATATCCTCAGAAATTAGCACACCTAGTCTGTGTATTTCCCAATATAGCCACACTAATGCATAA